A stretch of DNA from Xyrauchen texanus isolate HMW12.3.18 chromosome 36, RBS_HiC_50CHRs, whole genome shotgun sequence:
CACATTTATAACATTAAACCCATGGGAACCCTATGTGTATGCATGATAATTGGACCACAATTTGCCTCTGCGTTGTGCACATGCAACGAGAGAGAGGTGACTCATATATTTAACCTGCTTAAAATATTTGATTACGCAATGTGACATGTATACAGAAAGATGATGAATATAGCTTGACTAACTGAACATATAAACATACTGACTGTCATCAGCAAATGCCAatcatctcaaaatggccaaatatcttctaattctttatttctttcctttttaaCGTCATGCCAGCTTCTACGGCTATATTCATGGCGAGAGCCAGTTTAGTTATTCAAGAGTAAAACTACAAAAGGTGTTTAAGATTAATTTTTTCTAAATACCTTAAAACTAAATTTGGATTTACTTGgttaaaaaccttttcaaaagtgtcaacagAATAATACCGGTTCCTCAAGTGTGTAGAGGCGTTACAGTCCAGTAAGACATGTTTAACGGATAGTGGGTTCTGACAGGATGGGCACTATGGTGAATTTTCTCCAGATAGTAAAATTGGTGTGTGGGCCTCGAGTGTCCTATCTGGCATCAAATGTAAGTGGCTTGATCCCAACGATTATTAAAAAGGAATACGTGTCTTGTCCAAACAACATGACTTATTTCCCTTAATTTGTTGTTTAAACACTGATACCATTACGACTGCCATTTGTTTTTAGTGTATATGTTTAATTTTGGTTTTAAGTCTGAATGGAATAAAGCATTTTACTGGTTCTGAGGATAATGCTTCTTTGGCAGCTCCATCTGCTTGTTCATTAACAGAAATTATCAGCTAATTTATTGGCTTGACTGATTTACTGCTCGATATATTGTTGCAAACTAGTGCACTGCAGTAAAAGCTAATACTCACTGCTCCAGTTAACATGTCATACATCAAAGCTCCAAGACTCCACCAGTCAACAGCTCGATTGTGTCCGCTTCGCATGAGGATCTCTGGAGCCCTGAAACAAAGGAACATCTTACGATTTTGCAGAATTTGTGCAAATGCATGTCACAAGGTTATGACAGGAAATGTGATGTGCAAAACAGGGCATTGGCCACAAGTCACACGCCAAAGATGGACAAGGCCTGTcatgattattaaataaccgtTTGATcacggttatttgatctaaccacggttatttgagataattattgggcattcaaattccaatcacattttaataccCAAAAAAAGGGAATTTTAAGCATATGTATTGTAGAAATGTCATGAACGGCGTGTTTTTGTGTCATTCAGTTGCACTTGAAGCGTAAATGAGCTGTACCACGGATCTCAACCAGAGCAGCTCCTGTCCGGAAGAGTGCGAATAGCCTCTTAAGTGCACTCTTCCGGGCAGGAGCTGCTCTGCTTAGTGAACACAAAGCGCCCCGGCTTCACTTACGCAGTGACGCAGAAGAAGAGACGCATGcctactctatttctgtggagtgattaaatgatgaaacaaaatgtgtaaattattttttagataaaaaaatattatataaaatataagttaAAAAAAACCAACACTGTAAATGTAAAGTTGACTAAAACAAaagttgacaaaaaaaataaaaatgtaagtctttaaaaatatttttaaaatgtaaaatattttccaTGTCATTCATAactttttaaagccttaaaaggaaatcatatatccccattttattatttgatttatacatttgaatttaaatatgttaaaattaCTTTAAGGTTTATGAAACACGCATGCAGAAAAAAGCATGTCTTAAGAATTAATCGTGAAAGCCATCAAACAGGCAGTTAATTGTCATAATTGCAGTTATTTGTTAGACAaataatcatcagccaaattacATAAACATGACAGCCCTAAGATGGACCATCCAggtttttctttaaatgtaactCACATGTACTCAATAGTGCCACAGAAAGTGTGGGTCACTGTGCCGTCATGGATAGACTCTTTACACAGTCCAAAGTCAGTCAGTTTGACATGTCCTGCAACAGGAAAAAGACAGAACAACACTAAGAAACTGAACTAAATCAATTCTACAGATTACTTGCTTTATTTTCTATAAAGTGTCCAAACCTTGGCTATTGAGCATGATGTTCTCAGGTTTGAGGTCTCTGTAGATGATGCCTTTCTGATGCAGGTGTCCGAGAGCCATTGAGATTTCAGCCAAGTAAAAGCTGCGTGTAAAAAGCCCTGAGCATCATTCTGATTATCTTCGTTCATCTCATGTTGAATGTTAGGCTTATAGTATTGCATGTGTCGGTGTTCAGATTTGTCCTTGAAAATTGTTTGAAAATTCAATAAATCACTGTATGTGATATGTAATGACCATATTTAACTATATATCTAGCTCTTCACTTAATGAAAGGAGCTGATGCAAAACACTGCAACAGTTTATATTTTAAGAGTCACAGAGTTGACCAAAACATCTTCGCTTACCAGGCCGTGTCCTCCATGAAAATCCCCTCTCTCTCAAGCTGCATGAAAAGCTCCCCACCTGCAAATTGAATATGTTTTTAACACACATGCAACagttaaaataaaacacaaagaaaGACGGGCGAATAATAAAGCTTTGCCACATTACAATTCAAAAcgtaaaaagtgaaaatgttttgaCACATTCTATTTCAATAGAAAACAAGACATTCAAAGAAGGAATGCAAATGATCCTTTAGTAACTCCACAGCAACTGCAGGAGACTGGAAAGAATGACAAGTTATCCATCTCTAGCAGACAAAGGTTGATCTTGAATCACAAACCACTTAGGTATTCAAGGATGAGGTAAAGCTTGCCGCCTGTCTGAAAGGCATAGATCAGATCGACTATGAAAGGATGCTTGACTTCCTCCAAGATGTTCCGCTCTGCTTTAGTATGCGCTGTGTCCTTGGCATTGCGTACAATCATCGCCTAAAAGAGGTAAAACAAGGTGACTTTGAGCAGGcctatttacatttcaaatgtaaattatttcatCCAAATTTAAGGGATTTGTTGAACCTTTTTCAAGACTTTCATGGCAAATATTTTTCCTGAAGCTGCACCGCTTACTTTCCGAACCTGGAAAACctgcaaagaaaataatttttccccaaaatgttcttaaaaacaGTCCAGTCATGTTAAAAGAAATAGTCATTTACATCAAACCTTATTGGTTCTAGGGCtgtaactaacgattattttgataatcgattcatctaacgattattagaacgattattgcAAAGGTTAACCATTAgatcttaaccgattattcagcttgtgtcccgacttaaaaggttggattaaacatgcttactaacaataaagaggacaaaatcatattttaaaaatatttataattgatattcactgaattaatgggaaaaacactttttaataaatttaattcagtaaagaaattcactgcaaaacatgctattgttatcaagtgtttttgtcttgttttccatttaaaaatatctgaaaatccttaaaacaagatagatttacttgagaagcaacatatacgatatttagacttgctttaaagggtaactaaacacctgctcagagtctgactccacccactagaaatatttgaaaatgcaggaaaagtgggcagaccccggcggggatagagggaacgaaccgagtgcggggctgagcggggggggggtcACCTGaaactcgtagtgacggattaattgacagctgctgtcagactctatgttattattattcctcacacgttcgagagacgacatgtacatgaatctggcgtggtgagctggaacctgcttacgtcagctgtcaccgcttacgtcaagaagtaccgcaacagccaataggaaaattcaactgcagtagccaccgttcaacctgaagagggcagcactcagacgtttttacaccatatattgtagaattaaaacactttatacacaaatgtcaaaaaaattacttgaatcaatgaccagtactaataaagccccatgcttacagatcattaactaaaaaaagttggtttagggtttagttaccctttaagataatttttcttaaatatacagtaagtgtattttgtatataagtgaattttttcacttggttatacttttgTTAGTgcagtaaacacaaaatatacttatattcaagatctattctctaaaagcaaatcTAAAAATCGTatgtgctgcttctcaggtgaatgcatctttttaaagatttttaggtattttaaaatattagcatttttaatattatattcaacattcttcttctgcagtatagctgctaaagtagcTATGttattttaaaggagttttagatatttaagatatttatagtggaaaacaagtcaaaacaaaacaaatcaaaaacgtattttgttgcagtgtataatggggcgaagacttcctcacctttctgttcacttcaatccatcacaaaaaaaaaaaaaaaaatctctcattaataaagctgcatattgccaattttcttcacgataagaaatgcacagtgacatatattacgattcaataagtcgcgagccaataCGTTATAATCTAGCCACGcttgagggacgagcgtccccgcgACAGAGTATGTATCatccgggtgcagtttcaatctctccccctcagatcgggacatttgcgtaattcatagaagaggcgctgactgcactgagaaatgccagttttggagtttgtagttatttacatgatctgctttcgtattatttgatctttaataaagctataacacaatAAATTCAACtgtatttaagatgtaatgccggggtgtttcctttaaagggctccggcttattccacaatgagagtgcttctgtatttacttgtttggtatttttgcattataattccctcatactttgcaatctacatcacctgaatctgtttggaaagtttagagtgcatctggactgtgagctgtgttttcttcctctcctcagtcaggcgcgatcTGCAGCGCTGCTCTCGTGCGTCATCATAAGAGttcaatgtgatctcatgttacgttaaatgagatcaaacgactattcgacaacgaaaatttttgtcgacaattttttattgtcaacgttgtcAATAATGTCgaataatcatttcagccctaattgTTCTTACACATCTTGTGACCAAACTTAatactccaagtcttctgaaggcattttACTCTAAAATCAAATCATTacatcaacagagctgaaatcaaATAAGGCAGCTgggtcaataacatcaaaccttatTGTATGACATTTGGTCAACCAATGCGGTTTGATGTTATCAACTTAACTGCCTTAATGTATTTTAGCACTGTTTATGGACCAAAGtaatgatttgtgtaaataacgACTTATATTGTGGTCTGTTCTTCATACAATGtgattgtatgtcttcagaagacttggaatatttttTACAAGTCACATCAACTAACTTCatgatacttttgggtgctttattaTGCATGTGAGTGAAACGATCTCGAAtctaaatacttgtaaatagtagaTTTTTTTTGTAGAATGTACAATTTTAACaaactaaaatgtgaccaaaatgataaaaaactaataataaaatagaatttgtcaaattaatatgTACGTAACATAACTAATCCttgaaggtcccctgtataattaacagcattggCTGAGAGAGAATTTCATTCATATGtatgcaaaatggacattataaatgaaatataccAATAAGAATCAGAGTCTAATTGAATCGGGAAAACTGTATCAATACGCAGCCCTGATTGAATTATTTCCtattgtgttgcacagaagaaagtcaaatggtttggaacgacatgagggtgattaaataatgccagattgttttctttttggaTTAAATATTCCTTTTATTGAACTACTGTTCCAGATTCTAACTATCAGTGAACACAATAACAACAATTAGCATTAAATCATACCTTTCCATAACCTCCTTTACCCAAAACACGGAGCAGCTCAAAGCACTCAGGCCGGATGTTCTCAGTGCCCTGGTTCACATTGTCCTCCGATATCTCAATCTTCTCACAATCGTCCATGTTGCTATAAGAATAAACCATAAATGACCATATGACAGTTACACAAAACCATCTGTAATAACGGTTCAGTCTTCAAACACACTAAATATACGTACAATTCAAAGCCACTGCACTGATCCATGAAGTCATTGATCTGAGCCTGCAGAACAGAAATGTTAAACGCATAATCAATCAGAGATCAATTCACTGCACAGTGTAGAACAAAGTATGCGGTGTGTAGAGATGATCAGTGCGGCACGAGATAACCTTACGAGCCAACAGTTGGCAGAAGTTCCAGTCTGAACATGAAAACTAAGGGGTCGGATTTCGCACTACTATTCCCAGAGATCCCATAACATGACATGGACCATCTATGGTATTGCAAACTTCTAATTGACTGATCCTTACAGTAAGTGTTCAGGCAATGACATCTGACCAAGCCTTTCACATTAACAAAGTATCACACTCACGGCAGCCCATAATAATACTGCAAACTAGACGCATATATAAAAGGCGTTTTAGTTATCAAGTAAAACAGAGCAGTTTCAAAGGAGACGTCGCCAAATGAATGTTGCATTGCAAAGCGAACAACAGCATGCTTCCAGCCCTTTAAACGGCCAGAGTAGCAAGCCTATAACACCATTTCCAACTTATGTCTTTAATTAGTACAAACAAGAGAGATTGTAGGCGAGAAAATTCCACTATCTATGTCACATATGTTGACTAACGGAGTATCATAATCACGAATGTCCATAAAAACTGTAAAGCAGTCGTGTTAGCCTGCTAGCATAACATACAGCAGCCTGATGCTGATTAATCGGGCCTGCACTCTGCTCTGGCAACACCCGCATGTCCGTTACCTCCTCCAGCTCATCATCGGAGACATTTTCCTCTGGCTGGTCCAGATCGATGTCGAAAACACCAGCCATCGTTAATTTCGCCGACTTGGGTCGCTTCAAACCGCGTGAGGAGCTCGCGCTTCCCGCCTCATGGACATGAACGCACTGTCGCCATGACCGGCATGCGCGACACACTGACACCCCGCGCGGAGAAATGCGGGAAAATGCTGACGCCAGACTAATGCAAACTAATGTACCTAGCtaatgtaaaagtaaaacattttgttgATAAATACATATGTAGATACATGTCttgttttgttaaattaatatctgGTAATCACATATGTGGATAAATCACTCTGCGAACTCAATATTTATTGTTTTCTGACACTtttgaatatattataaatatgaatgggaatatagaTATATTTACAAGGGTGCCAATATGTATGTCTACTACTGTACATacactggcagacaaaagtttgtaataatgttcagattttgctcttatggaaagaaatttgtactttaattcaccaaagtggcattcaactgatcacaatgtatagtcaggacattaataacgtgaaaattactattacaatttgaattaaatgtataacttcttaaactacttcaaagagttctcatttaaaaatcctccacgtgcagcaataacagctttgcagatccttgacaatttttttgcaatttttgacccaatattgaccttaagacacacCTGTCTATTgcatactcaaaaacaaacacaaagacgatgttaagcttcatttcatgaaacaaaatgatttcaactgtgtttgatataatggcaagggattttctagtaccaaattagcaatttatcatgattactctaAGATAAGGTGTTAaggctgctggaaatgtggccTGTCTAGACTTGATCAAagataacttttttcaaatagtgatggtgctgatttttacatcagtaatgtcctgactatattttgtgatcagttgaatgccactttggtgaaaataaagtaccagtttccttccgaaacagcaaaatctgaacattattccaaacttttggccgccagtgtatacaaAGAAATACAAGAAAACAAAATCTACAGCTATGAAGAAATACAAGATactaaatagaaaaataaagaaGGACATAAAAGACAAAACCAAATAAGGTGAGACCGAAGAGAATTAAACTGAGGAAAGGGCCCTGTCAAGTGTGCTATGAAATACCACAAATATTTTAGAGAATGGTTCTTATCTATAAAACTGTTAATATCAAAGCGGTTTCAAAACGTAACTTGTTAACATTATTTCTAAATTAATTAGATAATAAAATCACAAGATTTTTGCCATTAGGGCGGTGTAGTTCCCGCATCTACAAGCAGGTGCCAACAGGGACCTGCTAACCGGAGCCATATATGTCCttctttatttttctatttagtATCTTGTATTTCTTCATAGCTGTAGATTTTGTTTTCTTGTATTTCTttgtatacactggcggccaaaagtttggaataatgttcagattttgctgtttcggaaggaaattggtactttattaaacgtctcgatgacgtatgcggccgacaaatgcgacctccggaggacgcagacttccaaacgagacacagcccaaGTATGTAGAAAACATGTGGTCAGGAATTGTTTGGTTAGcagcagagccatatagagatgAGCACTcacggccgacgctacagaggccgatccttccgatgggtgaacattagtaaag
This window harbors:
- the LOC127629630 gene encoding ribosomal protein S6 kinase beta-1-like, whose amino-acid sequence is MAGVFDIDLDQPEENVSDDELEEAQINDFMDQCSGFEFNMDDCEKIEISEDNVNQGTENIRPECFELLRVLGKGGYGKVFQVRKVSGAASGKIFAMKVLKKAMIVRNAKDTAHTKAERNILEEVKHPFIVDLIYAFQTGGKLYLILEYLSGGELFMQLEREGIFMEDTACFYLAEISMALGHLHQKGIIYRDLKPENIMLNSQGHVKLTDFGLCKESIHDGTVTHTFCGTIEYMAPEILMRSGHNRAVDWWSLGALMYDMLTGAPPFTGENRKKTIDKILKCKLNLPPYLTQEARDLLKRLLKRNASSRLGAGPGDATEVQTHPFFRHVNWEDLLVRKVEPPFKPFLQSAEDVSQFDSKFTCQTPVDSPDDSTLSESANQVFLGFTYVAPSVLENIKEKFSFEPKIRSPRRFLGSPRTPVSPVKFSGDGWPRGPTLPESSTLQSSSEHNMEVSTMDQMDITASAEATAPLPIRQPAGSNMSQFKQQAYPVMSKRPEHLRMNL